Within the Plectropomus leopardus isolate mb chromosome 15, YSFRI_Pleo_2.0, whole genome shotgun sequence genome, the region AGGAGGGTGAGGGTTTCACAACTCCACCTACTACCAAGTGCATGGAAAAGGGAAATATGTCAAAAGAGTTTGACAACCCAGCAGCACATTTATTTCCGCTTGCGGCCTTCAGGATGACCCTGACTGTTAGATGAAAATTAGATTGTTTAATAATCTTCAGCATTCTGacagcttgcttttttttattaccaccatgtacttttactttcagtactTAAGTGCATTTAATAtacatacaatataatatacaattatttttttatactcaaGTACAGAAAATATCAGGTTAATAATCTAATAGGTggctttaacttctaccaaagtcattttctattaagatatctgtacttttactcaagtgtggcTTTTGGGTACTTAATCTTCCACGGGGAgttattttaattaagaaaaatgataaaaagtcaTCCGGTCAGATTGTGTGCACATTACAGCCGAGCCGAGTTAAGTTGAACACCAGTAAGACTGCACGTCTGCATAGGACGCCACCCACAGCAACCTGCTCCTGCCCCTTATCAGGATACTGGCATCTAACCAGCAGACGGCTGCCAGAGGAGGTGGGTCTATCAAAGGCCTCAGCACGAGTTCAAGTCCAAATGACCTTCATTTTTTGATTCACACGTTGTAGTCACATTAAGGCGGAACACAGCTTcctcacagcacacacagaccCCCAAAACAGACGTTTAATTACTGCGAGTAAACATTACGTGTCAAATTTCACTGTTGTTTGTCCTCTCTACATGATACACACCGGTGATAGCAAGCTAACGCCACATTTGGCGTTTTAGCCTCCAAACTGCGCAATTAACTAAACACATCTCATTACTACCTGACTACCGGTGTCCCACACTCCTGTTTTCATCACCGCAGACAGTCATTTCCACTGCACTGTGTGGGCCTGTCTAAAGGCTCCGAAGTCCTAAATTTCGTCGGTAATAAACACAGACTCTTACCTCTCACTGTGGCCATGGCCCGGTGTAATGGTCTGACCGCCACATTGCTCCTCAGctgcagtgttgttgttgttgtgcaggCTCGGAGAAGAAGACGTCCCGCCATTCTGGTCTCACTTTCAGGTTCAGATATGATCTGACACACAACTGTCAACTGGACTGAAATGACCCCGACAACCGTGTGAGTGACAGGCGGGCCGACCAATGAGAGCAGGAGCCTGGTTGAGCAGACCAATCAAACTGAGCAGAGGGTTGAACCAGGAAAAGGTGGTAAATATACTGCTAAAAGCTTACACAGACACAACATGAAAATCATcgaatttaaatttaaattgccTCTTATAGCCTACTTGATGAAATTAGAGGGATATTAATATTCATTAGTGATGGATAAAGTACCTGAAAGTCACACTTGAGTACAAGTACAAATGTCTTACCAGGAAATGACTCTGGTGGAAGTTAAAGTCACTTAtcagaatattacttgagtaaaagtatttaAGTAGCTGAGATTTACTGTTCTTAAGTATGAGAAGCAATTTTATGTCATTAGATGTACTCAAGTAATGTATTCAAAGTACaagtgaatttaaataaaaattttttacatttttttacatgcaggttttattcattttatgcatttggtgcatgtaatttctttgttgtaaaaaaCGGCagcctgcatttttttgtataaaagtgccatacaaataaagtttattataattactatttattgttattaaattatgttaataaaaaagcaagccaacagaattttgagaattatttaGTGTATTTCTTCATAACATGCACCGCTAATAAAATAGAGtacaaatgacttttttttcacaacttgaAGAAGACAATCTAATTTTCTCTTACTTCTcattacttcatttttttctgtctgtcccttCCTCCTGGCCTTCCCTATTTTGTTGTAAATAACTaagattaaaaatgtcacaatattattcattttatgcaTGAAAGCACACCCGACATTCACCATATCCATACTTAACACATCCCCTCTGATCCTTAACACAGAGCATCACATTATATCAATAATTATGAAAGCACATAATGTTTGTAGGTGTCCAGGAGGACTGACTAGTTGTTCTGGGAGGGAAAATAATGAAGCTACCACACACAGTCTGCTGTGTGCTCTGTACCTGATGGGAGCTTGGAGGCGGCAGGTGGGAGGCTGTGTTGGCTTGTTGTGTTGTGAGCCAGTGGGGACCAGTGAGCcatcagtcattttattttttacacatccAAATgtcttctgtaaaaaaaagtctattatGTTATAAATACGCTCCATGTTGGTGTTATAGCTGTGTGTGTCCATTAGACATACACCAACATTACAACAACATAGAAGAAAACagtcagttttaaatgtttgcagcCCTGATGTTCTGggaaattattattactggAGGAATCTGTCTCTtctccatcatcatcttcactgaATGATGACAGGAAAAAACTGTCAATGCACAGGAgcctgtctgtgctgctgcatgGACTCTGGTGTGATTGATGGTCGTTGCGCCTCTCCTCCAGGTGGAGGCGCTGCcggacaaacaaacagaactgcTTTCTGAGGGTTTTCAAAAGAATAAGGAAATAAAGAGTCAATGATTAATCTGctgtaacacataaaaacactgctgttgATGTATATGTtgtctcagctgtgtgtttaacagtagaaagacaataaaaagacTGGGTCCCGCTGTCTTACTCAGGCTGAACTACAGCGTCTATTCACAGGCGCGATCCCACTACTGAGCGGCACGGGGGCTTTGACCTGCTCCGTTTCCGACCTGGGCCGGTGCACCCCTCCTTAGACGACCTGGCGATCCCGGGCTCCCCCAGGAGCACCATATCGATACCGAACTTAGTGCGGACACCCGATCGGCATAGTCCGCTGCAGCTCAGAGCTCCTGAGCTCAAACGGTCCGCCAGCCTCAGCCTCCCGGTGACTTGGATTACAGGCGCACGCCACCGCACCCGGCGAGGAAATACTGCATTCACAGAGACTTTGGCCTCTCGCAGACGTGACGTCATCAAGG harbors:
- the LOC121954301 gene encoding cytochrome c oxidase subunit 5B, mitochondrial-like, translated to MTDGSLVPTGSQHNKPTQPPTCRLQAPIRLLLSLVGPPVTHTVVGVISVQLTVVCQIISEPESETRMAGRLLLRACTTTTTLQLRSNVAVRPLHRAMATVRGVPTDEEQATGLERRALQAFKQGKDPYSILKPKEYAGTKEDPHIVPCIGTKRLVGCLCEEDNTAIVWFWLHEGDAQRCPSCGSHYKLVHHELPH